Proteins from one Paludisphaera rhizosphaerae genomic window:
- a CDS encoding PSD1 and planctomycete cytochrome C domain-containing protein — MTLRQSLQTALGLAMWLAAAMSVAAEDPADPSAVEFFEKSVRPILVERCIGCHGPEKTKGELRLDSRAGALAGGSSGPAIKPGDAEASMLVEAIRYEGDVRMPPKSKLAQEEIDVLAKWVARGAAWGPEPEKSAAAGPAKSGLEGSPEFARRAGFWSFQPIHAVEPPVVAGAWPRGAIDGFLLAAMTAKGLEPAPEADRRTLIRRLTFDLTGLPPTPEEVAAFLADDRADAYERLVERLLASPAYGERWGRHWLDLVRFAESSGHEFDYDILHAWRYRDYVVRAFNADLRYDQFVVEQMAGDLLPEPRRNPVDGSNESIQGTGFYWLGEGVHSPLDLRDEEVRRVDNQIDVLSKTFLGLTVSCARCHDHKFDPITQKDYYALAGFLRSTRHQQAFIDSDVRIAPLVAELRARKAALADILAEAAPKLPEPRRREVEGLLGTVFPPGGGRQTAQRSDEGDDRRGPRIQTTDLNAKPIAPSSGPSGHLLPRGGKAVTVSDQSVEELSAWRTTGDAFERCASPFRIELHEHPRLVAVPAGSLESGLISDRLLGVARSPTFTIAGRRLHVLASGTGGRVNVVIDGFEKIRGPIYDGLTIPVNSPKAPCWYSFDVTSWVGRRACLEASDGATAEFGGVTTTLVDGRGRIDVLAVRATDDTTSPDVPIPASVMIDVEALVRDLNGVDSPLAARLSGAVAGYREIEGRIPTPALAPAAVDGDGEDEFVMLRGSPRTLGDASPRRLPAILGGGGPAPDATGSGRLELARAMVDVQSNPLIARVIVNRIWKHHFGEGLARSTDDFGAMGQGPSHPELLDWLAAEFVRRGWSIKAMHRLMVESSAYRMAARATPEADRNDPTNALLHRANVRRLEAEAVRDSLLAVAGRLDRRQEGPSTPPYLSPFMEGRGRPKASGPLDGDGRRSLYLQVRRNFLNPLFLVFDAPVPFSTMGRRHASNVPAQALALLNDPLVMQLAGDWAARVTAEESTDAKRIERLYQEAFARPPTADESSRCLAYLKARREGAADDRAAWTDLAHALFNVKEFIYID; from the coding sequence ATGACCTTGAGACAATCCCTCCAAACGGCCCTGGGCCTGGCGATGTGGCTGGCCGCGGCGATGTCCGTCGCGGCCGAGGACCCCGCCGACCCATCGGCCGTGGAGTTCTTCGAGAAGAGCGTCCGACCGATCCTCGTCGAGCGCTGCATCGGCTGCCACGGACCGGAGAAGACCAAGGGGGAACTTCGGCTCGACTCGCGTGCGGGGGCTCTCGCGGGCGGTTCGTCCGGCCCGGCGATCAAGCCGGGCGACGCCGAGGCCAGCATGCTCGTCGAGGCGATCCGCTACGAGGGGGACGTTCGCATGCCCCCCAAGTCGAAGCTCGCTCAGGAGGAGATCGACGTCCTCGCGAAGTGGGTCGCCCGGGGCGCGGCGTGGGGGCCTGAGCCCGAGAAGTCCGCCGCGGCCGGCCCCGCGAAAAGCGGCCTCGAAGGCTCGCCCGAGTTCGCCCGCCGCGCCGGCTTCTGGTCGTTCCAGCCGATCCACGCGGTCGAGCCCCCGGTCGTCGCCGGCGCCTGGCCGCGAGGGGCGATCGACGGCTTCCTGCTCGCGGCGATGACCGCGAAGGGGTTGGAGCCCGCCCCCGAGGCCGACCGTCGCACTCTGATCCGCCGCCTGACGTTCGACCTCACCGGACTTCCCCCCACGCCCGAGGAAGTCGCCGCGTTCCTCGCCGACGATCGGGCCGACGCCTACGAGCGGCTCGTCGAGCGCCTCCTGGCCAGCCCCGCCTACGGCGAGCGCTGGGGCCGCCACTGGCTGGACCTCGTCCGCTTCGCCGAATCGTCCGGGCACGAGTTCGACTACGACATCCTCCACGCCTGGCGCTATCGCGACTACGTCGTCCGCGCCTTCAACGCCGACCTCCGGTACGACCAATTCGTCGTCGAGCAGATGGCCGGCGACCTGCTGCCCGAGCCGCGTCGCAACCCCGTCGACGGCTCGAACGAGTCGATCCAGGGGACCGGCTTCTACTGGCTGGGCGAGGGGGTTCACTCGCCGCTGGACCTCCGCGACGAGGAGGTGCGTCGGGTCGACAACCAGATCGACGTCCTCTCCAAGACGTTCCTTGGCCTGACGGTAAGCTGCGCCCGCTGCCACGACCACAAGTTCGACCCGATCACCCAGAAGGATTACTACGCTCTCGCCGGCTTCCTCCGCAGCACCCGGCATCAACAGGCGTTCATTGACTCCGATGTCCGCATCGCGCCGCTCGTCGCGGAGCTTCGCGCCCGCAAGGCGGCCCTCGCCGATATCCTCGCTGAAGCCGCCCCGAAGCTCCCCGAGCCGCGCCGGAGGGAAGTCGAGGGCCTGCTCGGAACCGTCTTCCCCCCTGGCGGGGGAAGACAGACCGCGCAGCGGTCAGATGAGGGGGACGACAGGCGCGGGCCGCGCATCCAAACGACTGACCTGAACGCGAAGCCGATCGCCCCCTCATCCGGCCCTTCGGGCCACCTTCTCCCGCGAGGGGGGAAGGCCGTTACGGTTTCGGACCAGTCGGTCGAGGAACTCTCGGCCTGGCGGACGACGGGAGACGCCTTCGAACGTTGCGCATCACCGTTTCGAATCGAGTTGCATGAGCATCCCCGGCTGGTCGCGGTTCCGGCCGGATCGCTGGAGAGCGGGCTGATTTCGGACCGGCTGCTCGGCGTGGCGCGGTCGCCAACGTTCACCATCGCGGGCCGTCGCCTGCACGTGCTGGCTTCGGGGACGGGCGGCCGGGTCAACGTCGTGATCGACGGGTTCGAGAAAATCCGAGGGCCGATCTACGACGGCCTCACCATCCCGGTGAACTCGCCGAAAGCCCCGTGCTGGTATTCGTTCGACGTGACGTCCTGGGTCGGTCGTCGGGCCTGTTTGGAAGCCTCCGACGGAGCCACGGCCGAGTTCGGCGGCGTGACGACGACCCTGGTGGACGGTCGGGGGCGGATCGACGTCCTGGCCGTCCGCGCGACCGACGACACTACGTCTCCCGATGTTCCCATCCCGGCCTCCGTCATGATTGACGTGGAGGCCCTCGTCCGCGACCTCAACGGGGTGGATTCACCCCTGGCCGCGCGGCTGTCGGGGGCGGTCGCGGGCTATCGCGAGATCGAGGGCCGCATCCCGACCCCCGCGCTGGCCCCGGCCGCGGTCGACGGCGATGGCGAGGACGAATTCGTCATGCTGCGGGGGAGCCCGAGGACGCTTGGCGATGCCTCTCCGCGACGTTTGCCGGCGATCCTTGGCGGCGGCGGGCCTGCGCCCGATGCGACCGGCAGCGGCCGGCTGGAACTGGCCCGCGCGATGGTCGACGTCCAGTCCAATCCGCTGATCGCCCGGGTGATCGTCAATCGGATCTGGAAGCACCATTTCGGCGAGGGCCTGGCGCGGTCGACGGACGACTTCGGCGCGATGGGGCAGGGGCCGTCTCATCCGGAGTTGCTCGACTGGCTCGCGGCCGAATTCGTGCGTCGGGGATGGTCGATCAAGGCGATGCACCGGCTGATGGTGGAGTCGTCGGCCTATCGCATGGCCGCGCGCGCCACGCCCGAGGCCGACCGCAACGACCCGACCAACGCCTTGCTTCACCGGGCCAACGTCCGTCGCCTGGAGGCGGAGGCCGTGCGCGACTCGCTGCTCGCCGTCGCGGGGCGGCTGGACCGTCGCCAGGAAGGCCCGAGCACGCCGCCCTATCTCTCGCCGTTCATGGAGGGCCGAGGCCGGCCCAAGGCGAGCGGACCCCTCGATGGCGACGGCCGCCGCAGCCTGTATCTTCAGGTCCGGCGCAACTTCCTGAACCCGCTGTTCCTGGTCTTCGACGCCCCGGTCCCGTTCTCCACGATGGGCCGTCGCCACGCCTCCAACGTCCCCGCCCAGGCGCTCGCCCTGCTGAACGACCCGCTGGTGATGCAGCTTGCCGGAGACTGGGCCGCACGCGTGACGGCCGAGGAATCGACCGATGCGAAGCGCATCGAGCGTCTCTACCAGGAAGCTTTCGCCCGACCGCCGACGGCCGACGAGTCGTCGCGATGCCTCGCCTACTTGAAGGCCCGGCGCGAGGGCGCGGCCGACGATCGGGCCGCCTGGACCGACCTGGCTCACGCGTTGTTTAACGTCAAGGAATTTATCTACATCGATTGA